The Clostridia bacterium DNA segment GGATGAAATCATGGAAATATGCGACCGTGTAGTTGTATTTTATGAAGGCAGAATAATCAAGACTTTCATGACAGGAGAACTCGACAAGTGGCAGATTGGTTTGCTGATGGCAGGTAATAAAGACCATCAGTCAATGAGTTGCAAGAGGGAAAAAGGAAATGAAAATACTCGAGAAGTTTAAACTTAAGGGCTTAGCAAGTCTGGTTTTCCCAATATTGTCCATACTGTTAGGACTGTTTGGAGCGGGCATAGTAATCGCCTTGATGGGTGTAAATCCTATCTTGGCCTATAAGGAAATGCTAAGCGGTTCTTTGGGATCTTTCTATGGTCTATCTACCACTTTGCTACGATTCACGCCACTTGCCTTTGCGGGTCTAGCCGTGACGTTGGCCTTTAGAGCAGGGGTATTCAACATAGGAGTTGAAGGACAACTTTACATGGGGGCACTTTTTGCTACTTGGGTAGGCACTTCTTTTGCATTCTTACCAGCCATAATCCATATGCCATTAGCACTATTAGTAGGTGGCTTGGCAGGCGGATTCTGGGGATTCATACCAGGCTATTTTAAGGTGAAATACAATCTAAATGTTATTCTCGTATCCATATTTCTTAATTTTGTTGCTATTAATTTGTTGGGCGCAGCAGTGTCTAGCGTGCTAAAGGCACCAGGACAAGGGATAACGTGGAGTGCCAAAATACTGGATAGTGCTGAATTGCCATATTTTCCGGGAACAACGTTACATGTCGGTATTTTGCTGATATTCATATTGGGATTCCTGTTACACTACATAATGAAAAATACCACCATTGGCTATGAAATCGATGCGGTTGGCCTTAATGAGGATGCCTCCCAGTATGGAGGAATTAATGGCAAGAAAGTCATCATGTTGGCCATGTTTTTTAGTGGTTTTATCGCATCCTTTTCAGGGAGCGTTGAGATTTTGGGTATACAACATAGGCTTACAGAAAACTTTTTAATTGACTATGGATATAATGCCATACCGGTTGCTTTACTGGGCGGGTTACATCCCATAGGGACCCTGATATCTGCTTTCCTTTATGGAGCCATTATTAATGGATCAAGCTCTATGCAGATTACCATGGGAGTTCCAGTTTCCATTGTTAAGATTATCATGGCTCTCGCCATCCTTGGTTCAATTGGCATGAATGGTGTGAGAAAAATAGTATCTAACAGATAACGAGGAGAAGAAGATGGAGTTATTTATCGTATCGGGCTTGATATTAACGATACCGATCCTTCTAGCATCAATGGGCGACCTGTATGCTGAAAAAAGTGGGGTACTAAATCTGGGGATTGAAGCCACGATGCTTATGGGGGCTTATTTTTCCTATCATTTCGCATATTTTCTAGATAGCGCAGCGAAGGGAATTTTTGTTGCTCTCGGTATCGGAGTTTTGATTGCGTTAATCAATGGTCTTTTTTTGGTTACACTCAAGGTGGACCAAGTTGTTTATGGTGTAGGAATTAATATGTTGGCAGCTGGCCTGACCAGCACCTTATTTAGAAAATCGTTTGCCATCGGCAGTGGCTATGAAAAATGCCCGTTATTACCGAAGATACAAATAGAGGCTTTAAACGGAATTCCATATATAGGAAGCATATTCAACAATCAGAATATATTGTTCTACCTAGCCATAATTATGGTTGTCGTAACCATAATTGTATTGAAAAAGACGAAAGCAGGACTCGTCATTAGAGCAGTTGGCGATAATCCGCACGCTGCCGACTCTCTGGGAGTCAGCGTGGTCAAGGTTCGTTATCTATGTATATTGGTAAGCACCTTGTTTGGAGTGTTAGGTGGAAGTGCTCTGACCGTTGGAGATTTGAGATTCTTCCAGGATGGAATGACAGCTGGTCGTGGTTATATCGCTTTGGCTACAATCATATTTGGACGTTTCAGTCCATTGGGGGTTTTGATGGGTGCATTGCTTTTTGGTATGGCAGATGCCTTGCAATTAAAAATGCAGGTACTCGGTTCACAAATCCCTTATCAGTTGTATATCATGATGCCCTATGTAGTTACACTGGTTGCGTTGTTTATTGTAGGCTCATCGATTGCCCCAAAATATCAAGGCAAACCCTTCTATAGAGACCGAGATTAGTTGGAGGGGTAAAGAAGTGTTGCTTTTTGTTATTACATATAATGGAATACAAACGTTTGAATTTGCGAATTGGTAGCGCGTTTGAATTATTACTGTGAATATCTACAGTCGTATTGGATAAGAGAGTAGAGTGCTTTTTTCAGATCTGATAGGACTGAGAATATTAAAATCTGAGGAGGACGAGTTTATGAAAAGAGTATTGATTGCAAATGGTGAAGACTTGAAAATATCCATTACATGGTCGCCATTGGACAAGATTTTGCAAGAGAAATTGCAGGCTGTTGGGTATAGCGCAGATATTGAGTCATTTTCTGACAAAGAACTGAAAGATTCAATAAATGGGTATGATGTTCTTGTGGTTGGCGAAAGTTTAAAAGTTGATAAAGAAGTCATCGAGGCAAGCAACCTTAAAATGATTGTTAAAGCTGGTCGCTTTTTTAACAATATTGACATCGATGCTGCTAAAGCCAAAGGAATTATTGTAAAAAACACTCCAGAGTGTAGCCGAAATGCCATAGCAGAATTGATTCTAGGACATATCGTATCGGTTTCTAGGTTCTTTTTCAAGACCTTTAAAAATATGCCAGAAGGAATATGGGATCAGGCTTCTTGCACAGGTATTGAATTAAGCAATAGGACATTGGGACTTGTTGGATTTGATAAAACTGCACAAATACTAGCTAAAAAGGCCGCAGCTCTAGGAATGAAAGTGAGATATTGGGATATAAATGGCAAAGCAGAAGGCTTTGACGAATACGAATATAGAGAATTCAATGCATTAATTTCTGATTCTACTTATCTTTCCTTGCATGCAGAATATGACCCTGCAAAAGGCTATATTATGGGTGAAAAAGAATTATTTAGCATGGAAAAAGGTGGAAACCTATTCAATTGTACTGACGGTAGATTGGTTGATGAAAAAGCCTTGCTAAAAGCCTTAGGTGCTACTATGGCAGATATGCATTTGTTCGGAGCTGCCCTTGATGTATTTGAACAGGAACCGACTACTAATGCAGAATTAATGGCACATAGTAGAGTTTCTTTGACTCCGCATATTGGAGATTCTACATATGAGGCGAATACTGCAAGAGTTGATGAAATTGTTGATATAATCCAAAAAAATTGAGCTAGTAGAGGAATATGATTTTTTTCACAATTGATGGAATTTGAAGCAATGGTGAATTAAATTAAAAAATTTTAGAAGAATAGAAGGAATTTCTCTATAGATGTAGAAATGTAAAAATACAAACGTTTGCAATATTTTTTTAGAAATGTATACAAACGTTTGCAATTTATGACAAGGAGAATGGTTATGGAAGTACTGGAGAAAATTGCTCAAGTTATCTACGAGGGGGACACGGAAAAAACTATTGAGTACGCAAAACAAGCAGTCGCAGAAGGATTAGATCCCAATGTCATAATAAATGACGGAGGTGTTAAAGGCCTTGATAAACTTGGCGAGGACTTTGACAATTTGGAAGTCTTTTTGCCGGAGCTTATGCTGGGTGCTGAGTCAATGAAAGCCTTGATTGCTGAGATGGCTCCATTGCTCGAAGCTCAAGGAGAAAGCGCGTACAAAGGTACCGTTGTAATAGGATGTGCAAAAGGTGACCTGCATGATATTGGGATGAATCTTGTTGCAACACAGCTAGCAATTAATGGTTTTAAAATCTTCAATATGGGCACGGATGTAGGTGTTGGTGAGTATATTGATAAAGCCAAAGAAGTGGATGCAAATATCATTGCGGTATCATCTTTAATGACTACTAGCGCATATTACCAAGAGGAACTGGTATCTAGACTATCGGTTGAAGGCTTAAGAGATAAATATAAAGTGGTTGTTGGAGGAGGTCCCATTACTCCTACCTGGACTAAGAAAATTGGAGCGGATGGATATTCACGGACTTCAAACTTAGCAGTCGATTTATGTATCGATTTGGTTGGAACAGATGCCAATACTCAACAAGAACCGTTGATTTACGAATAGGCCAAAAGGAGAAAATAGATGAGTCATTCAATAAAAGAACTAATCAAATATATGGACCGAGGAAAAAGAGGAAGAAGAGTACCTGAAAGGGAATGGGATAATGTAATAGTTCCGCAGACTCTTAATGAAGTAGCCAAAAAATATGGTTTGCTTAAAACTTGCGATTTAAAGAATCCTGTAAACATGGATCTTGAACTTGCGGATACATTTTATAAGGCTGGTAAGGAAGTAGCTCTTAGATTGGGTCTATATAATACCGATACAGAAACCATAACTACGATTACTGAAGAAGAATTGGAAGCTAGCCTCAAAGCGGCTCCCTCCAAATTGGTCCTTGGAAAAGGCCTTAATGAGGTAGTAATTGAAGCTAGAAAACCTGAAGATGGTGTTTCTCCAGCTTTTGGTGGACCTCTATCTATCCAAATGAATGAAGAATACTATGTTCCGCTCATTTCAGAAACTTTAAAAAGTAGACTTGTAGATGTTCATGAAGGACCATCTTTGGATACAATTTATGGATCACCATTGTTGGCCAATACGCCTTATGAGACTGCGGCCTCATTCTACGAGATGGAAATGCGTAAAAAGGCACAGTACTTAGCCGGCAGACAAGGGATGCCCAATATGTTGGTATCTAGCTCTAGCACAGAATACGGAAATTTGGCGACATTTGCTATGTGGGAACAACCTCAAATAGCTTTGGTACTGATCCCATCTTCCTTAAAAACTAACTATTGTTCTTTACATAAATGTGTTCAAACGTTAGCGGTAGGCGGATATATTGAGTCTGGTTCACCTAACATGATTGGTGGTTTCACAGGTGGCCCCGAAACTACAGCACTTTCAAATATCGCGGACGATTTATTGCAGTATTCAATTCACCAAGCCCATATGTCAGGTGCGCCATGCTACGACATCAGATATTCTGGCAACTGTGACCGTCATGCGTTATGGTCACAAAGTATTTCAACTCAAGCAATAGCTCGTAATACTCACTTGATTATGCTTAAAACCATTAACCAAGTAGCAGGCCCATGTACTGAAATGTTTTATAAAGAATCAATAGTTGGATTTGCAGCGAATTCAGCATCAGGATTAACCTATACCATTGGACCAAGATCTGCCGGTGGAAAGTATAAGAATCACTTAACACCTCTTGATATTTGGTTTGCAGCAGCTTGTCATAAAGCTGGAGGCAAGATTACGCTTAAAAAGGCCAATGAAATTGCAAACACGTTGATTCCTGAGTACGAAAAATGGCACAAGGAAGATCCACCAGCAGGCAGACCTATCAACGAACTATATGATATGGATACAATGATACCTATTCCAGAGCACAAAGAAATGTACCTGCGGATGAGAAAATTGTCAGCTGAACTTGGAATGCCGTTGCCATCTGATGGTATCTACGATTGATAAGAAATAAGTTTATATAGAGAGAACGTCGGCCTTTTGTAAATGTGCTGCTCCTTGAATACTCCTATAAAGCTAACAGGAGGCCGATTTTTCTAGTAATAGTATGAGTAGCCGAATGGGATTATAAATAAAACTGAATGGATTGTATGTTTTGCTCAGTTGGAAAGAGGAGTCGCATGAAGCAGAAGGAACAACTTATCACCATTTCGGATATTGCAAACATGGCAGGTCTGAACCCTTCAACCGTTTCAAGAGTAATTAATCATCCAGAAATGGTTAAAGATGAAACCAAAAAGCGTGTGCAGGCTCTTCTCATTGAACATAACTATCAACCTAACTTGCTTGCGCGAAGTTTGCAGACCAAAAAAAGCGGTATGATCGCTCTGGTAGTTCCTAACTTTACCAACTTGTCTTTTACCAAATTTGCTAGAGGAGCCCAGGTTGGGTTGCAGGAAAAAGGATATACTATGTTGACCTTTAGTACTCATGAAAGTGAGGAATGGGAAAAGCGTATCCTAAGTGATATTGCAAGATTGAGACTTGATGGAGCAATTATCATGTCGACTACCGACCAACTTCCATTCATGGATATTATTCCACAGACTACAAAAATTGTTTTGATAGATCGAGATGCTTCAAAGGAAGGAATTGATTCCCTTTACTTTGATTACGTACAAGCCTTTGACACACTAATAAAATACTTGAAAAATAGAAATCATAAAAAAATCGCATTGCTTATGGGTGGGCGAAAATCATATACAGGGAAAATCCGTGAGAAAGTATATCGTAATGCGATGAAGAAATATGGTTTAGATGTAAAGGATGACTTCATCAAAGAAGCTTTATGGAGTGCTGCAGAAGGATGGAAAGCATGTAATAGTTTAATGCAACAACCGGAAAAGCCGACGGCTATCATTGCCGCTACAGACTCTATTGCTTTTGGTGTGATGGGTTACTTGGAAAATATCAATTATAGAATACCGGAACAAATTTCAGTAATAGGTTTTAACGATGAGCCTTTAAGTAACTATCTTTATCCAAGGCTGTCAACTATGGCTTGTGATCAATATGATCTGGGATTAGATGCTGCACTTACGATGGTTTCCAGAATTGAGGGAACGCAAACAGGTGTGGTAAAACGTTCATATAAAATGCATTTAATTGAAAGAAATACAATAGGATACGCAAACATAAGTGAATAGCAAATAAAGCACAGATTCAATTTAACGAAAGGAGGGAATACTAAGGCGGGCATGACGCAGTACAATTTTGGAAGGGTAGTCTAACGTAATAGAATGGTGCAAAGATGCAATACGCGTGTTTTTGCCAATCTAAAGGAGACCCAGATATCTTGTACTATCAGGATGATTGCCACAAATGATTCTTGTGCCACACAATTGACCCAAATTCTGAGCTGCATAAAGCACGAATGCAAACGTTTGCGAACGATGATGTTTTCAATTTTGAAAGGAGAAAATTATGGGTGATAATGAAGTTCGAGTGCGAGAAGCCATTCATAAACCATCAACTATTCATATCATGACAGCGGCGGTTTGGGCAGGTATTATTGCAGTTTTACAGGTTATATCTATGTTAGGATTCTCAATTTCTGCTGTTATCGTATCTTTGAATGTGGCTGTTAGCCTTTATGCTGTATCAGGATTATGGTTCGGTGTTTGGGGAATTCTA contains these protein-coding regions:
- a CDS encoding ABC transporter permease, encoding MKILEKFKLKGLASLVFPILSILLGLFGAGIVIALMGVNPILAYKEMLSGSLGSFYGLSTTLLRFTPLAFAGLAVTLAFRAGVFNIGVEGQLYMGALFATWVGTSFAFLPAIIHMPLALLVGGLAGGFWGFIPGYFKVKYNLNVILVSIFLNFVAINLLGAAVSSVLKAPGQGITWSAKILDSAELPYFPGTTLHVGILLIFILGFLLHYIMKNTTIGYEIDAVGLNEDASQYGGINGKKVIMLAMFFSGFIASFSGSVEILGIQHRLTENFLIDYGYNAIPVALLGGLHPIGTLISAFLYGAIINGSSSMQITMGVPVSIVKIIMALAILGSIGMNGVRKIVSNR
- a CDS encoding ABC transporter permease, which gives rise to MELFIVSGLILTIPILLASMGDLYAEKSGVLNLGIEATMLMGAYFSYHFAYFLDSAAKGIFVALGIGVLIALINGLFLVTLKVDQVVYGVGINMLAAGLTSTLFRKSFAIGSGYEKCPLLPKIQIEALNGIPYIGSIFNNQNILFYLAIIMVVVTIIVLKKTKAGLVIRAVGDNPHAADSLGVSVVKVRYLCILVSTLFGVLGGSALTVGDLRFFQDGMTAGRGYIALATIIFGRFSPLGVLMGALLFGMADALQLKMQVLGSQIPYQLYIMMPYVVTLVALFIVGSSIAPKYQGKPFYRDRD
- a CDS encoding 3-phosphoglycerate dehydrogenase, with protein sequence MKRVLIANGEDLKISITWSPLDKILQEKLQAVGYSADIESFSDKELKDSINGYDVLVVGESLKVDKEVIEASNLKMIVKAGRFFNNIDIDAAKAKGIIVKNTPECSRNAIAELILGHIVSVSRFFFKTFKNMPEGIWDQASCTGIELSNRTLGLVGFDKTAQILAKKAAALGMKVRYWDINGKAEGFDEYEYREFNALISDSTYLSLHAEYDPAKGYIMGEKELFSMEKGGNLFNCTDGRLVDEKALLKALGATMADMHLFGAALDVFEQEPTTNAELMAHSRVSLTPHIGDSTYEANTARVDEIVDIIQKN
- a CDS encoding cobalamin-dependent protein (Presence of a B(12) (cobalamin)-binding domain implies dependence on cobalamin itself, in one of its several forms, or in some unusual lineages, dependence on a cobalamin-like analog.); protein product: MEVLEKIAQVIYEGDTEKTIEYAKQAVAEGLDPNVIINDGGVKGLDKLGEDFDNLEVFLPELMLGAESMKALIAEMAPLLEAQGESAYKGTVVIGCAKGDLHDIGMNLVATQLAINGFKIFNMGTDVGVGEYIDKAKEVDANIIAVSSLMTTSAYYQEELVSRLSVEGLRDKYKVVVGGGPITPTWTKKIGADGYSRTSNLAVDLCIDLVGTDANTQQEPLIYE
- a CDS encoding monomethylamine:corrinoid methyltransferase, whose translation is MSHSIKELIKYMDRGKRGRRVPEREWDNVIVPQTLNEVAKKYGLLKTCDLKNPVNMDLELADTFYKAGKEVALRLGLYNTDTETITTITEEELEASLKAAPSKLVLGKGLNEVVIEARKPEDGVSPAFGGPLSIQMNEEYYVPLISETLKSRLVDVHEGPSLDTIYGSPLLANTPYETAASFYEMEMRKKAQYLAGRQGMPNMLVSSSSTEYGNLATFAMWEQPQIALVLIPSSLKTNYCSLHKCVQTLAVGGYIESGSPNMIGGFTGGPETTALSNIADDLLQYSIHQAHMSGAPCYDIRYSGNCDRHALWSQSISTQAIARNTHLIMLKTINQVAGPCTEMFYKESIVGFAANSASGLTYTIGPRSAGGKYKNHLTPLDIWFAAACHKAGGKITLKKANEIANTLIPEYEKWHKEDPPAGRPINELYDMDTMIPIPEHKEMYLRMRKLSAELGMPLPSDGIYD
- a CDS encoding LacI family DNA-binding transcriptional regulator, whose translation is MKQKEQLITISDIANMAGLNPSTVSRVINHPEMVKDETKKRVQALLIEHNYQPNLLARSLQTKKSGMIALVVPNFTNLSFTKFARGAQVGLQEKGYTMLTFSTHESEEWEKRILSDIARLRLDGAIIMSTTDQLPFMDIIPQTTKIVLIDRDASKEGIDSLYFDYVQAFDTLIKYLKNRNHKKIALLMGGRKSYTGKIREKVYRNAMKKYGLDVKDDFIKEALWSAAEGWKACNSLMQQPEKPTAIIAATDSIAFGVMGYLENINYRIPEQISVIGFNDEPLSNYLYPRLSTMACDQYDLGLDAALTMVSRIEGTQTGVVKRSYKMHLIERNTIGYANISE